aaccacccaaaagagtcctagggtcattcccacaaaatccaattgACCCTATCACAAAAATGCATACCCTTCAGAAAAGGCAGATCAGCCGTAACTATCACAgtggagctttacccgctcttctATTAGGGGAtcctgaaaatttcatgtaattcagggtgagacacctctcagtatgggaaataaactaatattagtgcgtggaaacatgagtattttcgtgttctatataaaatcatacataaacatatcaatataatgatctgtatcatatctgggaagcatatattctcatatcatgacaaaacatatatgattttcataaacataattcatctcatataatataatacgaaaacaaccatGGTAGGTTaactgactgttgtcatgtattacccccacatgaatgggttgtgttgaacccctaaacccgggtctagtgcgttatacctaataatatcctgataaatcataatctttacatacatacgcagcggaaaatataatcataatctccataaacatagttttataataccaacattccataataccagagtttgctatatcctatctagaaatccataaaatccaaccatcacctgcatttccataaatacatacatctccagaacatttcagtattttcacaaccatactttctcaacagacttaaaacataaagacataaaacataaacttaaacttaaactttatactaCTCCtcagtatataaaaaatatacccttttctctttacaACCCTCAAAAAACTATAAACCCTTGATCTCCTAAGCCTGACCTCGAGGatatcctgaaaaagaaacattcatattcgggtgagacacatctcagtaagggaagaaacatacatattaaaacagcgtgtggccaacatgaggtaaataaatatcattttaattacatttgcaaatcatctcataacattgaaatcattttctgaacctaaacaatctcatgcaaatatttaacccacgagattacccaaggataggggtgattacccgctcatacaagtagcacccctctgctatgatatttaggtaaccctaaggtcacaactaaaacataccagggcactcaccttactcagtaagcccttaagtgtcaaattgatctcgtactcacacagttcaacaatagcttaccagcAAAGtccttaaggatagggaaatctacccgctcatacaaataagttccctctgctctagtacgttatgcagctactgccatatctaaagctactagtgcactcacctttctcagcaagcccttaggcgaaaagtacgccccgcccaatcataacatgttctacgtacataaatacttctaatatcataatactttattcatttctgtcattattcatccagacacatctgttcatgttcatagcttaaacattgcatttcttttcactttaagtgactctttcccatttacatcgttcacatttgtcatttcatttcattgcataacattttcatttcattcctttgtactgcagctggtctttagccatcatttgttagtccacatagaaatgcgctagaatctgctacagttagtctacatagaaatgggttagaatctgctaacatggctgtctttcaactgttttacatttacatgattgcatttaacatacacaagcaacattgtccatatcatattttattctcaatactttacttacttagcctgtatctcatacatttatcatatatttgcacgaaatctcatgccacacaattttaacagtaaaattcatatacattccttacaaaataagtcaacccatatttaacatttatatgctgaaaatacatttcatttcttacataattcctcagaaaattccttcactttcattcgtttactttcacatatacataactatataagcattcttaggctcagaaaacataaatttcatggttgacattttaaacccacatataaacatatgtagataaataacacataattcattttaattcatgaaaaaccttatttaatatataaatttcccccttacctgactttcaaactatGCCTGTAGGATCCTCGAACTGATACCCATAGCGTTTtcttggaccctgaatcaaaaatcctaacttaattaaaataaatttcaattaacttaaatcttaagaaaaatacttatttactatttcctaggctctATATAATAACATTcgttaaggaaatcccaaaataactcacttaccttgattttgagaTGTTTCATAAACCTCTCAAACCAATGAttagctcctacagccttgcagagaacgatcctacgaacctcgtggcggttccgAATAATCAAATAGAGTCAAAAgcggcccaaaatcaaagagaggaGGCTGGAGgttcattttagagagagagagagagaggagagagagttcgcGAAATTCACgttgaaaaatgaagaacaacctatttataagcagggcttcatcgacgaggcacgtGGATTCGTCTATGAGGCACTATAGAGACTTTGCCGAAGAtaagataccttcgtcgatgaaattcatagttccaaaatatactctctcgagATTCCTTCATCGACAaggaactggattcgtcgatgagctttagaaggacactcatcgacgaggactggACATTTGTCAACGAGGCCTACTTTTCCTTTTTAAAATCCTTCCTTCTCccttattacccattaatccatttcatttattgtatttcctaattatttaattttttgagtCATTATAgtgtagcccgaaggcaggacctaaaaatggttggccgaccactaccaagtcaaaagtacagtctgtaagtctgatgggtatGCCAGACCTAACTCGTACACtaggggcactcacacttcttaaaaccacatcgaccatccaacctcacgttACTCCGTACAacagtgttaacacaaatatcatgatgaatcatgaacacatagcatcagtaccgtgcaagtgctagcctagaccaagccaaccaggttctgataacatattaCATATaatgaaaccgtgatacatgaatatttcataccattaatttaccaaatcaatatcatcatgtcattttgcataaatacgtatatcatgaaaatcattagcccgtacgccggtatttcatattttaccataactcggtctgtacgctggcaaatcatatccatagctcagcccgtacgccgacaaacatatccataggtcagcccatatgccggcaaatcatataaaaatatcggcccgtatgctgatttttcattataaaaatccatatctttatcatattcctaaaaaacagtatttcattataagtTCTAGTCATGCCACACGAAttaggtttcatatatatataaccatatcatctTTTATAGCAACATAaagcgtatatatatatatatatatatatatatatatatatttatgttcctaaaatcaaatgctataataacaaacatacatttttataaaataattagcttagtttatccccttacctgattcctaaaaaaacccctaaaacaaTCAACTCAATACCCActgggttccccgttcaacaccctaaaaataacatttcccaaaactaaactttagtatttctatgcgtacttcGTTCTCTACCACTACAGGGATGGCCAAataccaaataaaagccttaccttgaatttgggatggtttccaactcagccccaccaatgatccactccatcaaatttgaagagaactctcccaggagtgtcgtggttgcttcagatcgtcgaactggcagaaatccggcccaaaaattgagagagaagagagggaaaccGAAGTGAGTAAGAGATAAAGTTTCTGCGGTAAAATTAAGCTAAAAAATTGTGTTTAatactatttatacactggccttcgttgacgagccacatcacctcgtcgacaaggtcaagaagacAGTTCGTCGTCGAAAtctctcctcgtcaacgaaatttagaattACCCAGAacctttctcggtattttctcgtcaacgaagcacACCCTCATCGACAAGGACCTGTTGTgtcccctttttaatttccttttctctcttcctttttattatttaaatattataaattctttgggtcactacaagtGAGCTGTGACTTGTCTATTTAAATTAGATTTGGATTTAATACAAGATGactcgtttataaatgggtcaacctgAACCCGACCCATTTTATAAACGTGTTGGGCGGGTTTGGGTTGGGTACCTGTCGGGTGACCCGTTTATcataatgtgtgtgtgtatatatatatatataatataataaaatataaccTAACCCTACGCAcccatttccattccattcagtCTCTTAAGAAGAGGTAGTTTTAGGCGCCTAGACACACTGCGACGCCCCGAACCCACTAGGTGGGACTCGAGTGCCACACGGTTCAATCctctatctctgataccataattaacatacacgcagcggaataaaaataaataacctcaaataaatactagagttctatataacatcccaaaaatgaacactacaacatcctGATATCCATATctacaaccagcatttaaaacataaccccgtacaaatatatctgtatatttactAGTATCTCACAATATCTCAAAAAGAAAACTAGCAAAAACAATCCCAGCCCAAGCCTTCAAGctcgatctccagaagaacctgaaaagttgataatctactaaggtgagacacttctcagtaagggtggaagtAAATTATAACAATGTATGGCAGATGAGTTTTAATAcacatatatcaaaataaactgtttatcatataatatcaataacagcTAAGAAAACGCATCgttaataacatcactgacacCTGATATCATACATACATCTAAtgtgcacaagtacataatttttatacaGGCGAAAGtccctgaggatagggaagattacccacccataaaattaacttccctctgctctagtacctaAAAGATACCTACTAGAgcgctcaccttactcagtaagccttcggGCAAAGAATTACCTCACCGCCAGTGtacatatctttatttttatttttaaaggcaaaggttttcGAGGATCGGGATGATTaaccacctatacaagtagcatccaTTTGCAATGATACCAAGAAATTACTTATcagagcacttgcctttctcaacaagctccCGACGGTATGTTTACTtcgccgcatgcacacatatgcattcacaatatactataccattattattatgctataattaaattcacatgcgcacaacacatccacacaagaatcatgcaTCTTATACTttgtcttccaatgtcctcagtacgtggcccacacagacaactgcgtacatatcagtagatggcccacacaggcacctacgtacttcttatctacacgtggcccacacaagcaccactatccacacagagtacataacatggcccacataggagccatcatccacacaggatataacatggtccacataggcaccactctagcTACTacgacacgtggcccacacaggcaccactattcaccagtatccaatccccatgacctacctatagtacatcagtagaacaagctcctcaggcttgccaatgtcctaccctatataaatgacaatatgacgagctctttagcctgccaacgtcatatcatgatttatatctaaacaatataacaatctcctcatgccaacgttatattatgATGCATATGCATAACCACACCAGGTAATTCACATAGACGCATCATTACATATCCACACAGGATCTCAATATATCAATACATTTGCACATagaaattaaacataaaaattcattcatcatgtcataattattacaaacatccccatatgcaagcccaaataccacagtatatcatattcaatttattaggaaaaattattctcatgccacacggatttaatatcatatgcaattatcctaaatagaaaccttaaacaaaatcatcattttctagtactcaggctattctgaaaatcatataaataaatactaggtttcatatgctcgtaaataaccgattcaccttaataaaatattgatataattttattcctccttACCTAACCCTCAAAAATAAACTCGCAGGGACCCTACACCGATCCTGCGGCGTCCGTGCAAAAGCCCCTGTATCCATAAATTCCAAACCAATCATCTCAATCCCAGAATACTTCCTAATAATATTCCTTAACCTATTTCTCTTAAATAATCattaaaacccaaaaatacaaccttaccctaattttggagttatGCCCCAGAGCCTCAAACCAAAATTCCACTCttctagatttgtagagaattgtTCCAAGAATCCTATGGTGGTTCCCGGTCGTTAATTTGacttaatatttaaaaaaaattgaggtaagagtgagaatttatcTCATttcaggagatatgcctacgtcgcttttatgacaaatccactccggtagaaataTCGATGGTAGAGAATGTAGTTCAGtgatattttctgatttttgatcGGTCGAATAATTGCCAAaaatttgaggagagagagtgaagaggaCGAAGGAGTGAGAGGCGAGGAAGAGAGACGCAGAGCCCAAGGCTCTGTAATTTCCCAACTGAATGAATTTCAGTGAAGCTTCTGTAAGGAGCtttaatcatttttttcttttttctttttttactttatccattattatataataactttacatgtatatatataacttaacatatatccttatttcaattttttttctacaTTATTCcttttattagtttatttctttaattatttaattaattaattaattaatattatttttggtcCTAACACACACGGcctcatctctctctccctccctctctttctctctcatgcACGCGAGCGCGGtcatgcatttgtgaaccaaaaTGTTGCTATGATTCAATCAATTTCACAAAATTGCTTCTCTCATGGCTTTAGTAATCAGACTTCTCAGGTTTTAAAAATCAACCTAATGAGTTGATCTCCCTAATTAATTTCAAAATCCCAATGTTCAATCTAAATTGCAGTCTTTGCAGAATAGCAGTTGCAGTTTGGCAAGTTCACACTTTACTGTTTTTTGCTTTTCGGAATTACCCACTGCGGCCGCTCCAGTAACTTCACTCTCCACTCGACAGTCGGCATTCAGTGAAACCCTACACAGTCGGCAGTTGGTGCCCACTACGCAAATGACAGATTGGAAGAAACACTCAACCTCATTCTCCATTTCCCCCAAACCCTGTTTGGCGATGGCAATCTGCACCCAAAAaaccttaaaaaaataaaattatatttttatattaaatgtttaaaaaacttaaaataaataaactatattTTTAAGTGGGTTACCCATTtgtgacccgtttattaaatagGCGGGTTTGAATTTATATATTAGTCACCCATTTATAAAtgagtcaacccgaacctgtttAGTCCCTATCCATTTATGATCCTCCTGAACTCGGCTCGTTAACTCGTTTTGCCACCTCTAGGGACATGTGGCGGGTTCGTGCAGTTTCCCGCCTCCCCTCTCTTGAATTAGGTCGATCCAGTTGACTTGATCAATTCGATTGAACCCGTTTGATTTGATTCAGTTCGTTTGAATCACTGCCTTTTtcctttaataaaaaaatatttttaaatttatattaaatcattaaaaattcaaaacaaattaggaaaaattcaaaaaataacaaaaaaatttgaaaaaaatttgtgaGTTATTTTGACTTAAAGAGCCAAAAAAATTAATAAGTAAATATTTTTAAAGCCCCAAAAACACATTAAATTGAGAAAAAtccttaaatgtttttttttttaaatggtataaaaatccataaaaatggaagaaaattctagaaaaattcttGGGCTCTTTTTGCTCAAAAGTTGGTCATTTAATGGTTTTACTTGTGTGATTTGCCTATTCTACTATTCTACATGAATGTGTGAGGCCCTTTCTTTTGTGCGTGCCCTACATGTATGTGCACACCCATGACGAGGAACATGTTGAATTGGGTTATGTAATCCCTAGTTATCACTTGAGGAGCGAGGAGTCTAAAAGAATCACTTTGGACTTGCACGATTATGATTCTATTAGACCCATTGATTTATGTGCATTTTTTGCATGCCTAGTGATTTACATGCTTTTAATAAATTCCTGCTCTATGGATTGCATGTGTCAAAAGCAATTTCATAATAAATCTTCCTCTGAAAATGGGGGTTTTGTTTTCGCATGCCCTCAATAAGTTAGAGGCATGGGGATTTTGTCTTTTGTGAGACCTCTTGATATTTAAAGGTTTAGCTAGGAAAATCGTTAACCTAGACCATTGACTATCAATATTCTTGGGCTTAGGAATAGGTTTGAGACCAACGAATTGGTAGTATtttaaataggtgttctaacctcACCTATACCAAGAATAGGTTAGTGATGACTTCATTGAACTATATTATGATCTATTTCTCACCACATATATTCTACCTTTTATATAATCTTGAGTCCGCCATCTAGTCAAGGTGACATGAAGATTCGATTCTCATATTTATGGGAGTTGACCCCCTCCAAGATGTCACGACCTCTCTTAGGCTTGTCTGTGTCTAGGAAATCTCATTTCAAGCATGCACTCATCATGAAAGTAAGAAAACTTAGAAAATAGACATAAtcaatacttaaaaaaaaaaaaaagtaacaatgCCATTGAATttggcttcttttttttttttttttttaaagtaataataatttaaCTTGAAAATTATATTCTGAAAATCATTTATCATTAGATTCATGATCTACAAATAGGACATTATAATAGCCTCAaatttaagtatttaaaattcaaatcttTAAACAATTAACTAAATAAATGGATTCATGCTTGTGCTTATTGTAAAATATAAAGTAATACCAACAACTCAAACCAACCTTAatggaataaaaaaaaatccaaaattttcaatataaattatttatttatttatttattttctaaaatagaTAATACCGTTCGACTTTAAGATTGtcgaaaatataataaaataaagaatatttactaataaaattaatattaaataaaaatacaaatacttATCAGAAGCTAAAGTATGGAAGGATCACTATTCCTAAAGTCGATTTTACACCTAAAGAGAACTTCAAAGTACATATAGTCACTGCATGCATGACCACCAAGATTACTCAGTTGGCTTGATTTTGCGTGCACTCACAAATACCAAAACTATAGGAGATGTACTGTCACTTAGTTACtcaaaaaaaatgtaaatttcaagaaaaatcataaaatctaattttcagGTGTTTAGCAAATAGTTGAAAATCgacaatagaaacaaaaactaacaatataaacaaacacgtttttataatatgtttttttCATTGTGgtgaaatagaaacaaaaaacaacaataataCTGAACAGACCCTAAATAACCGAATTGAAAACTTAACCGATTCTTGAATTGAACAATTTAATGGTTCCAGTCGCTTTCCATCAATCAATTGAAATAACtattacaaaataattttattattttaactttttttaaaaaaatatctaaaaacaaaaaaaaaatgatatcaactttaaaaaatgaaattaaaaaaaaaattgattagtgtaatattttgaaaactaaataaatgAATTGGGAATCTAACCGATTCTCAAATTAAATAGTTTATTGGTCCAATCGTTTTGGATCAATCAAATAACATATGCATGACATaaaaaagtttattattatttcaaaattttaaaatatataaaaaaaaataaaaattactaataaatcataacaaaTGCATGGTAATTATGGTATTACAAAATGTTGGTTGGatgtaatttcataaaaatttaatgactaaacacatcataaaacaaataaaacataattgAATAATTTTAGATTCAAGTAACCTATCAAACAATGCTAAAAAATAACATAAACTAGATTTAAAAAATTCATAGTTCATAAATCAAAATTATCTATCAAAcataatgctaaaaaaaaaacatacactaaaatttcaaaatttatatttcacaaattaaaattataaagttgaattttagttattctttgtgtaaaatataagtattaaataaataaagaataatcaaatttatattaatttattgaCCTTTGATCTAATCAATTCaccaatctttttatattttatccaagttgttatgttattaaatatAAGATACAATTAAACTCAAAAATCAAGAGGCAATTCAACCAACCAGTTGATAAGAGTTTACTTTTAAactataatttaattttaaagacaattagtcatttaatttgcatGTAAATTGTATATAACAAATCTTGAAACaacaatattatttaaatatttttttataaattataatattatttattttatatatatttttaatttttaaaataatattttaattgtattattatGCTTATGTCAATTGATTGACCCGAACCAATCAGACTAGTTAACTCAAAAACTAGATGTCCAATTCATTTACGagttcaattttcaaaacatattttactTGAACAATtttttcaacttaatttattaaattaatatcattttcttaagtTATCGATCATAAGTGAATAAAAAAGGCAAAATTAtcaatttattcatttttccaCATATACTTAACGATTAACTATCGATCAACTAACCAAAAGTTCAAATTGTCACTAAATTTAAACCTCGAGAGCTCTTTTGATAGTTTTAAAAAATAGACGGTGAAGTATCATTATCCAAAAACTTAGGAGGTATTACTGAATTTTATCCTATactgaattaaaataaaaagtgaCAACTGTCATACAATATTCATCGAAcagattcttttgaaaaatttcaaaCATCTATAATTAATCCGCTAATACCAACAAAGAAGCAACAGTATCACTAACAAAACAGCTATGAGAGAAGATGATGGCACAGGAAGCTTGACTAGTACATAAAGCTAATATGTATTAAAGCAATACTGTACAGGTTAAAAACCCAGAGGTATTAATAATTGAAGCAAGAAACAGaagcattttaatgacttaaacgGATGACATTAGCTTTTTTAAATGGAATGGTTTCAAGCAGACAGAGAGGATTCTAGAGCAAAAATACCAGACTCGATCTCATTTGAAAACAATCAATTCCTAAAGGACGGGCCATGCACCAAAGAGCCTGTCACACAGTTCACAGTAAAACCTTCCAAAATGGAGTAATCCAAGGGCAACCATACCATTTTCCAACAATGAATTTTCCATTGGGAAAAACGGAAATGTGAAAAAAAATTGTCAGCCTTACAATGAATAATTAAccatggagaaaaaaaaaaaaaaaaaaagaacaaaggaAAAAACAACAATTAGATTCAAAAGTCTAGAAATTAATCCAAGCATCTTGAATTATGCTCTTCTAAATCATGGTCTTTTCCCCATCATATATTTAACTGAGTCTAAAATAcggtaaaaatcataaaaaagagCTGATTCTTTGCCCTCCAATCCATCTCGGCTTACTCGGTTGCTGCCAGCGAGATTGTTGCAAGGACTCCCACCAATGACGAGATCAAATCCACCTACGGATTTGATCAGGTGCTCCAACTTGTCAGCAGTCAGATTCTGCACATCTGTAATATCAATCAAATTTCCCCTCTGATTAGTTTGTTCCCACCAACTCCTCACAATGTTTCTGTTTGTTTCTGAAATTTCAACCGACACAACAGCCTTCAGAGGGATACCCAGCCGATGGAGTGCAACTTCAGCACCTCCAATCCCAGAAAAAAGGGACAATACAGTCATCCCACCTGGGAAGATGTTCTTTAAGACTGACAAATGATATGCCACTGTATCAACCTAAAATAAGATCATCTCGTTAGTAATGTGACAAATTGGCattgagaatatttcatcaaagaaGAAAGACAAAATCCCACCTGGAATGAGTTGCCAAGTGATTTATATCTGTCAGTCCTACTTATTCCACCTCCCCTGGTGTGGTTCTTCGGGAACCCTAACAACATCTCCACTTCATCAGGTTCAAGAGGGGCAACTTTGTTTCTTCCAACCCAAACCAAATTCCATTTTCGGCATTCATCAAGAACATATTTCTGGACTTTTGGAGGTGGCACATCCTCCCAATCTTCAAGGGCCTTTCTAATCCTATCAGTCAATTTAGCACTCCCTATACAAGTTTGTAAGCAATTTAGCTTTGTTCTTGTGTCCCATGATGGCCACCATTTCCGGGTTAACGGCAATGCCTCATGTATGGTCCGTGGGGGAAGTGGAAGAAGAGGAAACCTGTCATGAATAGGAAGATTGTGAACATAACCTCTCTTCCTTGCTGTAGCACAAAAATACTTTGAATCAACGAATTCAGGCTCAGTATCAAACAGGAACCGTGAAATAGTTTCCCAAACACCTTTGGGAGCAAGCGCCACATTCTCATAATAAAAATAGGGAGGTCCAATGGCTGCTTCTGAAAGTGTCCTATGAACCACTGGACATGTATCATTAGGAACTCCAAATCCAATCATAGGATTTGGAAGGCGGATTGCCGCATCATCTTCATCCAATTCCTTCCTTGGACAGCCCCTCTGTTTTTTTTGTTTCCACAATTCATAATCTAAATATTTCCTCTTTCGGTGCTTGGAAAATTCATCAAATATGTGCTTTGCTCTTGGCTGGAGAAATGGAGCAGGAAAGAAAAATTAATCATTGCAAGCAGCATGATGAAAAAGCAGCATAGTTAAAATGACCACGCATTAAAACTTTAGATATAACAAAAAAATCCATATGAATATTCAGAAAGCTTTTAATAGTCAAATCCTAGAAAGGCGAATTAACATCACCTTGTCTTCCTGGGGTAGATGGGCATCTGCTGCCCTTGCCATTTGAGCAGCACTAATAAAATCTGTTAACTCTACAATTGAGGAGTCTGGCCCTGCCATGTTTTAAGGGGGCATGATAAATAAACACAGGAATAGCCTCTAAAACATTTTTTACATCTATAACTTCAAGAAAAAGAGGCAGCTTATACAATATGTTAATATTAGGATCCAAAAAGTCCACAAATGTTCATGATCATTGAGTTTTGAAAGCAACAAGAAACGCAGTTATCAAAAGACTGACTTCATTAATCTTTTGATTATATTTTAGGCTTGGGTTCAATCAGAAAATGAAGAGTGACTGCCACTCTCAGTAACAACAAGGGTTTTTTTTCCCTACATTACCTTACAAATCAGTGCAAGGTGCCATCAGTTGACTCAAACAGCTCATCACTGAAAAATGTGACCACAATAACTCTATTAAAAAGTGAATTGAAACAGTCAATTCTTTGTGCCTTCCAAGTGTTTTTCCATGTAGTTCGATTTGATACCCTAACCAAATGATGAGCCTAGGAGTTAAAAGCAAAGCCACAACAAAAACAGTTCCCACTAAATATCATATGGGCCTCTCTGTTATCATCAACTTC
This Malania oleifera isolate guangnan ecotype guangnan chromosome 11, ASM2987363v1, whole genome shotgun sequence DNA region includes the following protein-coding sequences:
- the LOC131168470 gene encoding DNA (cytosine-5)-methyltransferase DRM2, whose amino-acid sequence is MDGNSSGEASIDWDTEDELEIKDSSFSSCSSVTIPAGEVNRGSGEACSSSGPSNSNLIQHFVGMGFSEKMVVKAIEENGKGSTESILETLLTYSALEDTPQEKQDVDSDNYSEYDGSLLGDLSDTDSCAENEENSKPFSDEEKKLLFLADMGYTVEEASIALKRCGPDSSIVELTDFISAAQMARAADAHLPQEDKPRAKHIFDEFSKHRKRKYLDYELWKQKKQRGCPRKELDEDDAAIRLPNPMIGFGVPNDTCPVVHRTLSEAAIGPPYFYYENVALAPKGVWETISRFLFDTEPEFVDSKYFCATARKRGYVHNLPIHDRFPLLPLPPRTIHEALPLTRKWWPSWDTRTKLNCLQTCIGSAKLTDRIRKALEDWEDVPPPKVQKYVLDECRKWNLVWVGRNKVAPLEPDEVEMLLGFPKNHTRGGGISRTDRYKSLGNSFQVDTVAYHLSVLKNIFPGGMTVLSLFSGIGGAEVALHRLGIPLKAVVSVEISETNRNIVRSWWEQTNQRGNLIDITDVQNLTADKLEHLIKSVGGFDLVIGGSPCNNLAGSNRVSRDGLEGKESALFYDFYRILDSVKYMMGKRP